The following are from one region of the Deltaproteobacteria bacterium genome:
- the hisB gene encoding bifunctional histidinol-phosphatase/imidazoleglycerol-phosphate dehydratase HisB, with translation MGVRKILFVDRDGTLIRETADYQVDSLEKMQLVDNVIPALLQLRDYGYKFVIVTNQDGLGTEKYPQAAFDLVQKTMIELFRSQGIKFNEVLVCPHFPEDDCLCRKPHLGLVRSYLTGGDLDMTTCAMVGDRETDLTFAENMGIRGYRVGSDIPDALNWLEIAHELITRPRRGRCQRRTNETRIDITVELDQDTSSAPAPPQQNISTGIGFFDHMLDQLSRHGGFSLSLVAEGDLHVDEHHTIEDVALALGEALRQAIGDKIGIGRYGFVLPMDESLAQATIDLSGRAYFVLNGKLPCEQVGGMSSSMVEHFFQSFATALGATLHLTISGNNIHHMIEGLFKAVGRALRPALRRFDTGLPSTKGIL, from the coding sequence CATTAATTCGTGAAACTGCTGATTACCAAGTAGATAGTCTTGAAAAGATGCAATTGGTTGACAATGTTATACCTGCATTATTGCAATTACGTGACTATGGTTACAAATTCGTAATTGTTACTAATCAAGATGGCTTAGGCACAGAAAAATATCCTCAAGCAGCCTTTGATTTAGTGCAAAAAACGATGATTGAGCTTTTTCGCTCCCAAGGCATAAAATTTAACGAAGTATTGGTATGTCCTCATTTTCCTGAAGACGACTGCTTATGCCGCAAACCTCATTTAGGTCTAGTTCGTTCCTATTTAACTGGTGGCGATCTTGATATGACCACTTGTGCAATGGTTGGTGATCGCGAAACTGATCTCACTTTTGCTGAAAATATGGGCATTCGCGGTTATCGAGTGGGCAGCGACATACCAGATGCTTTAAACTGGCTTGAGATCGCTCATGAGCTAATTACTCGTCCTCGCCGCGGTAGATGTCAGCGCCGTACTAATGAAACTCGTATTGATATTACTGTTGAGCTCGATCAAGATACTTCTAGTGCTCCTGCACCACCGCAACAAAATATATCAACTGGCATCGGTTTTTTTGACCATATGCTTGATCAATTATCACGGCATGGTGGTTTTTCTCTTTCACTAGTAGCTGAAGGTGATTTACATGTTGATGAGCATCACACCATCGAAGATGTTGCGCTAGCCTTAGGTGAAGCTTTACGACAAGCGATAGGAGATAAAATTGGTATTGGGCGTTATGGGTTTGTGCTCCCTATGGACGAATCATTAGCACAAGCCACTATCGACCTTTCAGGTAGAGCCTATTTTGTACTTAACGGTAAACTACCATGTGAGCAAGTTGGTGGGATGTCCTCATCAATGGTTGAGCACTTTTTTCAAAGTTTTGCTACTGCATTAGGTGCCACATTGCACCTTACTATCAGTGGTAATAATATTCATCACATGATTGAAGGTTTATTTAAAGCAGTGGGACGCGCCCTACGCCCTGCATTGCGTCGCTTTGATACTGGTTTGCCTTCGACTAAAGGTATATTGTAA